The Camelina sativa cultivar DH55 chromosome 16, Cs, whole genome shotgun sequence sequence AACACCGTCCTTcgttttgtttataaaacaaGAGATAGGTAAAGATAGAAAGAGTCGTCTCTCTGAAATCACAAAACCCTTACTTTGTTTTATATTCTGGAGTTGAGACTAATCTGGCGTTGCCCACCAAACCTAACTTCGCTTCTACTTCACACAAAACTCGTGTCGTCCTGTCTTGTACACAGAAGAACGTAGTTTATAAAGaggttctcttttgtttctgtttctttagtGTCGGGTTTGAGTAAAGATGGAGAACAAGACCAATAATGGAAACGAGGAAGGTCCAATAATACATAGCCAAGTGGTGAAGAtaaagaaagagtttgagaagataagGCAACCGTCCCTGCAGCAGCCGGAGATGAGGAGGGTTCTTAGCGAGATCAAAAGGCGTCAACGTTCACGTTCTCCTCTTGGTTTAGGGGAGAGATCTATTTCCGTTGGATATTGATCCATGGTTGTTGACTTTGTAATATCGAGAGAGAggtaaagattaaaaaaaaaaaaaaaaNNNNNNNNNNNNNNNNNNNNNNNNNNNNNNNNNNNNNNNNNNNNNNNNNNNNNNNNNNNNNNNNNNNNNNNNNNNNNNNNNNNNNNNNNNNNNNNNNNNNNNNNNNNNNNNNNNNNNNNNNNNNNNNNNNNNNNNNNNNNNNNNNNNNNNNNNNNNNNNNNNNNNNNNNNNNNNNNNNNNNNNNNNNNNNNNNNNNNNNNNNNNNNNNNNNNNNNNNNNNNNNNNNNNNNNNNNNNNNNNNNNNNNNNNNNNNNNNNNNNNNNNNNNNNNNNNNNNNNNNNNNNNNNNNNNNNNNNNNNNNNNNNNNNNNNNNNNNNNNNNNNNNNNNNNNNNNNNNNNNNNNNNNNNNNNNNNNNNNNNNNNNNNNNNNNNNNNNNNNNNNNNNNNNNNNNNNNNNNNNNNNNNNNNNNNNNNNNNNNNNNNNNNNNNNNNNNNNNNNNNNNNNNNNNNNNNNNNNNNNNNNNNNNNNNNNNNNNNNNNNNNNNNNNNNNNNNNNNNNNNNNNNNNNNNNNNNNNNNNNNNNNNNNNNNNNNNNNNNNNNNNNNNNNNNNNNNNNNNNNNNNNNNNNNNNNNNNNNNNNNNNNNNNNNNNNNNNNNNNNNNNNNNNNNNNNNNNNNNNNNNNNNNNNNNNNNNNNNNNNNNNNNNNNNNNNNNNNNNNNNNNNNNNNNNNNNNNNNNNNNNNNNNNNNNNNNNNNNNNNNNNNNNNNNNNNNNNNNNNNNNNNNNNNNNNNNNNNNNNNNNNNNNNNNNNNNNNNNNNNNNNNNNNNNNNNNNNNNNNNNNNNNNNNNNNNNNNNNNNNNNNNNNNNNNNNNNNNNNNNNNNNNNNNNNNNNNNNNNNNNNNNNNNNNNNNN is a genomic window containing:
- the LOC109129714 gene encoding uncharacterized protein LOC109129714 → MENKTNNGNEEGPIIHSQVVKIKKEFEKIRQPSLQQPEMRRVLSEIKRRQRSRSPLGLGERSISVGY